The following is a genomic window from Pseudomonadota bacterium.
CGAAGAACAACAATCTCGCTTTTATAAACACTGATTGCACCATCCCGCCGGGAGCATTTCCGGAGATAGAGAGGGCGGAGGCAATCACCAGGGTTGCCGCCGGTGAAAGAGGTCTATTCGGGGCAGGGCAATGGGGGCCCCGCCCAACAATCAAAAAACGACGCAAAGCAAGTCAGGGCAAGTTATCACGGATGGCGCAAGCGTCTGTGTATTCGCAGACTGCGCCCCGTCCTGTGGACTATCCTGCTCGGCTCGCCAGTCATCGCAGGGCTACTGCCCACAGCCACCGCATCGACGCGAGTCGAAGTAGTCCTCATGCTGGGACTTGTTGACCTAGCGGTCATCGGGTGCTTGCTGCTCAGTCGTAGCCCTTCCGGGCGGATTAATCCAGATCTGCTGGTATTGCTCACGATACTGGCCGTGAACATTCCCATCGCACACGGGACAACGTACATCGGAGGATTCAACAATCCGTTTGTATTTGCCCTAAGCTACATGTTTATCACGGGAATCATCATTCCGGCCCACCCGTTGGCGCTCGTTCTCGCCCACGCTATTTCGATCGGCTACCTGTTTTTCGCCAATTGGATCGACTCGGCTCCGGCAGCCTGGGATCAGGAGAAACTTCAGGTTGGCTTATTACTGCTACTGATCGCCACCGTATGCAACACCGCATCATTTTTCGTGCGCCGACTTCAATTTGCGGAATTTGAAGCCCGGGGCGAACTCAAACAACTAGCCAATCGATTTCGTGTGCTCGCCAACGTGGACAGCCTCACGCAAGTCGCAAACCGCCGCGCCTTCGACCAAGCGCTCGATCGAGAGTGGCGACGAATGCAGCGAGCGCACCGGCCCATGACGCTCATTCTGGCCGATATCGACGAGTTCAAACATTTCAACGACAACTATGGTCATCTGGCCGGTGATGTTTGCTTACAAACAATCGCTCAAACGTTGCGCGCCCATGTTCGACGCCCGGGAGACGTAGTAGCCCGATATGGCGGCGAGGAATTCGCCATTGTGCTCCCCACCGTGAACGCCGAACAGGGCAGAGAGCTGGCGGAAAAGCTTCGCCGTGCCGTGTACAACTTGAAGATCCCCCACGAAGGCAGCCGGGTCGGACCCTACGTTACCCTAAGCCTCGGCACCGCGACCCTCATCCCATCCACAGAATTCGGCCCTGGCGAGCTCATTCGGCGTGCAGACCTCGTACTCTACCGAGCGAAAGACAGCGGCCGCAATCGAAGTTATGTTTATTCCGGTGGCTAATGGCACCCAACGCTGGCCGGGCAGCTGCGGAAACTCCCATTCAACTCGGCGGACAATCATTGGTATTTTCAAGGAACAATCACACAAGCCCCTAACGTCGACTAGATAAAATCCGGACGCCAGTGGCGCGCCGCCGCAAACAACTCACAAAACATTCTTTTATTATCAATAATTTATTCCGACCCGCCGACTTGCCACGCAATCCCAAACGCGGCGTCATTCGCTCACGAAGCAGGAAGGCCACCCCAATCCAATGATTAATAAAAGCTATACTAGGACAAAAGGGGATTGACAACAAAACCGTCTCCACCTAATCTACGCTCCATCAGCTACCGCGACGGCTTCAAACATAAGCATGGCGCGACAGCAGACAAAGTTTCTGGCAATCGATGTGAAAACATCGGCCGTACAGCGTCTCCTCCTGAAAGGACCCCCTCGTCCTTTCACGCACTTTGCCCCCTGTCCTCCAGGGGGTTTTTTTTGCCTTGCGTTTTTGCGCAAAAAAAAAGCTTGGGCATTAACCCAAGCTTTTTAATTTTTGTCTCCTCCCAAAAGGACAGACCAGCCGTCCTTTCACGCACTTTGCACCTAATCCTGCCCGAACACCCTTTGTGGGTGATTGAGGAACGCGAGGCCAAACCATCGCGCCTTCTTGTTCTGGGAACTTACATTAGCGCAGCCAATCTCAGAAGTAAACCATGTATTAACATTTCGAAACGAACTATTAATATGGCAAATCGTTAGACAAACGAGCCACCCAGATCTTTAATGAAAGTGTCAAAAAACGTAACCGGGAAGGTCGACGCTTCGCCCGGGCACGTAATAGAGCCGCACCAAAACCATAATATTGACACGACACCGACGAAAAGCAGTCCCGGCAGAAGGGGGTAAAACACGGTGGAAGCGTCATGATAAAAGGGTGACCAGATGAAGGCTTTTCTAGTATGGCTGCGAAACCTGACCGCATACCAACAATTCAGCTTGGTACTGGCTTCGGCAGTCATCTCTGCGACACTCATTGCCCCGGTCATTTTCTATGCTGTTGAGGGAGAAATTCCGCTGGGAGTTTACGTGGCGGCAGCGGCAACCGCAGCGTTCGTAGCCTCTCCACTCATCATGCTGTTTGTCGCCATTGCTCGGAGCCTGGTGAAGAGCGAGGAGAAAATGGCCATCGTCACCCGCGCGAACAAACGCAAAAACGCGATATTTCGCTCGCTGTTGGACGCCAGCGTCAGCATGCAGACTGCGCACGAATTATCCGATCTCATGGACAGCGTATTGCAACAACTGGCACAGCTATTTCCGTCCAACCGATTCGCTGTCATCGTACGGAGTCACAGAGCCGACATGATACTTCATCTGTCCGCCAGCGGAATCGACGACAGCGAAAAACGCATTCTGATCGCATCGCACGAAGCCCTGATGGCTGGCGACAACGCGGATGTCGAGCGCGCCCTGCGCGAACGCCACGAAGGATCTCGCGCCAATCCCACAGATGATATCAGGTGGTATTTTCTGCCGATGCGAGCAAGCGGCGAGCAAACCATCGGCACCTTGGTGATTAAGGGCCCGCCCCTCAATCAGGAGTCGTTGGAAATCGTCAGCATCTTTCAGGATCAGCTGTCCGCGGCAACGGCAACCAAGTTGTTGGGCTTGGAATTGGAGAAGCTGGCCAACACAGACCCGCTCACGGGTCTTTTTAACCGCACCTACTTCCAGCGTGAACTCGACAAGAAAATCCGGCTTAAGCGTGAAACGCCGGAACTGGATTTTTCTCTGTTAGTGGTGGACGTCAACGGACTAAAAGAAGTCAACGACCAACTCGGCCACCAATCCGGGGACGATCTTTTAACGTCGGTAGCACGATTATTAACCCGTGCTTGCCGGTCGGAAGACGCAGTATGCCGCATCGGCGGCGATGAGTTCGTGATTCTCTGCCCCGGGACTTCCACCAGACAAGCGATTCATCTCGTGCAACGAATCAAGGAACGCAGCACGCTGAGCGAACGGAATTACCGCACCCCTGAAAATCGCGTAATAACGATACCCTTGAGCCTCAGTATCGGCATGGCATGCTCTGCCGATACTGCTCCGGAGGACATTTATCGCGTCGCAGACGGCAAAATGTACGACGACAAGAAAGCCTACTACCAAGACGTTGCCAACAGTTAATGGTCGACCGCCTATGATGTGCGTGGAAACTCGGGTCAGGCACGCCCGGCGACAGGTCCAAGGATTAAAAAGGCCTGCTGCTGATCCGCGCGAACGCTCACAGCCAGCAGGCCACGAGAGGATCACGCTGAATCGATCTCGGAGCCCGTTTGGTTGAACGCCCACTCGGATCAATTCAGCATTTGCCCCCTGGAAGATCGTTACAGGAGCTCGGCAACGCCCGCACGTTCTTCCAGCAACTCCTGGTAGGTCGCGTCCATACGGCTGCGGCTGAAATCGTTGATGTCCAATCCCTGAACGATCTCGTAGGTACCTTTGGCGCAAGTGACGGGGTAGGAGTAGATCACCCCTTCCGGAATTCCGTAACTACCGTCTGACGGCACCGCCATGCTCACCCAATCGTCTTGAGGCGTACCCATAGCCCAGGTTCGCATATGGTCGATGGCGGCAGCGGCAGCCGAGGCGGCTGATGAGGCGCCGCGAGCCTTGATGATGGCAGCGCCGCGCTGCTGAACAGTGGGAATAAAATCGTCTTTAAGCCATGCCTGATCAACTTGATTGACGACAGTCTCGCCCTTGACGGTGGCGTGATGAATATCGGGGTATTGCGTGGCGGAGTGATTGCCCCAAATGGTCATTCGGCGTATATCGTTGACGTGAACACCCAGCTTCAGGGCCAGCTGGCATAGCGCCCGATTGTGGTCTAATCGGGTCATGGCCGTAAAATTGCGACGATCCAGATCCGGTGCGTTGCTGGCAGCGATCAGGGCATTGGTGTTGGCGGGGTTACCGACCACCAAGACTTTGACGTCCCGGCTGGCGTGGTCATTTAGCGCTTTGCCTTGAACCGAGAAAATCTGTGCGTTCGCCTGCAAAAGGTCTTTACGCTCCATACCCGGCCCCCGGGGTCGCGCACCCACCAACATCGCGTAGTCCGCGTCTTTGAAAGCAACAGCCGGGTCATCGGTCGCGACGACGTCCACCAAAGTAGGGAACGCGCAATCGAGAAGTTCCATGACCACACCCTGAAGGGCATCTTGCGCTTGCGGAATTTCCAGCAGCTGCAAAATCACGGGCTGATCTGCTCCGAGCATGTTGCCAGCCGCAATACGAAAATTCAGCGCGTAGCCAATTTGGCCGGCGCCACCGGTTACCGCAATACGTACTGGCTGCTTCATTGCATTCACTCCTTATATGATCGCGTTCTGGCTCCGCTTGGCGTTCGCCCGGACCCCCCATGCCATAAAATTCGACGGCGGCAAAGTCTATCAAAAACCCCAGGCCTTTGACGACTTGAACGGATAGCCTCAACCGTCGCCCAAGCACTCGGAAAATAGCCCAAGGACGGTGCCGTCGGGTGTTTGAATGCGTCCGTAATAGCCGTAATTCGGTATGGTTTGAGGCGACTCGATGATTTCGCCGCCCAGTTCGACCGCTTTTCGAAGTTTGGAACGAATGGCATCGACGCGGACAAAGCCCTGGCAATCGCCTTCACCGACTCGCTCGGCACATTGCAACAAGCCGATTTTTGGGCCTTGGTCGGGGACGCATTCGGCGAACCGAGACCCCATCGCCCGAAACTGCCAACCGAGCAGTTCGCGCAGAAACTCGCAGGTGCCCAGCAAATCGCGACACCGCCATTCAACGTGCGATAAGACGGCCTGGGCGGTCATGCATCTTCCCGAACAACGTCATCGAACTGTAAGACAAAATCAGCGCCGAACAAGCCCGCCGGCGTCTGAAATCCCGGCCTCCCGTCGCCGCCGGCCACCCGTCTGGCCAATTCCAGCGCCGTCCAGGCGGTCAAAGTGTAACCGTTCGGCAGCCGCAAGATCGCCCGCTGACACGCCCCCGACGGATTACAAGCCTCCCCCCAGACAATCGTCGTCGCCTTCGCCCGCGTTTGCGCATCGGGGCCGGCGGGACGGGCGTCAACGCGTTGTTTAAGAAAATCTTTCACGAACCGGGGCCGCAAAGCCCACGAAAAGTAGCGCATCATACGCATCGCCGCAGCCATTAAGGACGGCACAGCAAGATAAACGCAGACATTGGGTATGCCGGTGGTGTAAAACGCCGTGGAAACATCACCCCAGGGAATCGTCACGGCCGGCCTGGAGCCCCACCCCATATCAATGTTACGCCGACGATAGGCAGTCGGGACCGACACCAACTCACCGTTACGGCGTACCATACCCCCCTGATCGATGCTCTCGATCATGGTCACTGCAGTCCCGTGCGAGACCGCATCCAGTCCCGTAAAGGCCAGTGACAATTCGGTGGCATCGGGCAGCTGAGCTTTGAGATAGGCGGCCATGCAATCGGTGGGGACCACATCGAAACCGCACCCGGGAAGCAACGTGACGCCGACATCGCGCGCTTGCTGGTCGCGTTTGGCGAGGTCCTCGAACACCTCAATCTCGCCGGTAATGTCCAAGTAGTGGACTTGGTTTCGAATGCAGCCATCGACCATCGGTCGGGCCGTGCGGACAAACGGGCCGGCACAGTTCAAAACAGCCTGGATTCCATCCAGTCCCGCATCAATGGACGCCGGAGAACCCAGATCAAGTACGCGATATTCCCATCCGTATTGTTCTGCTAAGGGCTGAAGACGGGCCTCATCCCGGCCTGCCAGGATCAGCGACAGCGCCTGGCCGGCGGCATGCTCCAAAATAAGTTTCGCCGTGTAACCGTAAGCACCATAAATGAGGATATTTCCGGCCATGGGCAAGCATCTCCAATCGACCTGAAGGATATGTTCCGTGAGGGGTTATGGGCCGAGGCACTAGCCTCGCCGACGTGACCAAATTAACAAACCGCTCACGGCGAGCAAGAGTAGCGCGAGCGCAACCAAATCCATCAACCAGGGCCCCCACCACCCCAGGATACGACCGGAATGGGCGTCGGCAATCACGCGCTGCCACGTGAGTACGCGCTCTCGGTAGGAGGCTCTGATGGCAGCCTGCTGTTCGACTTCCAGCGTCACGGGGTCGGACCACGACACCGAAGCATCAGGTGCGCGCGCCCATACGAGCAGATCGCCATCGGCCACAAAAATCTGTTGTGCCGAGGCTGCAGCCAAATGACCGTTACCGAGTAAACCGATGCGCGTAACCGGTCGCGGGACTCCGTGAACGGCTTCAATACGCTCGATGATGCGGCCGGCATCATCAAACCACAGCAGCTGATCGGGAAACGCCACGATGATACCCGGCGCCATGGGCACGGCCCCCACCGGCGCCATCGGCGCTTCGCCGACCCACCGGCCATCGAAATAGATCTGCCCACCTAACGTGACAATGGTATGACCGGCCACACGATAGCCGACCAGATCCGAAGGCGCTTCGATACCGTACCAGTCCAGCAGACTGTCCATACACACGTATCGTTCGCTCAAGCCGAAACGGTCCGCATGATGCATCAGCCAGCCGCTGACCGCCAGAAAGACCAAAAAGCACGCGGCGCCGAGACCGACGTATCGATGGAGGTGATATCGGTTCACTCGCCACCACCCGAATCCATCACCGCGCTGTGAAACAGCAGCGCCAGGCGAGAGACACGCGTCAGGGCGCGCGAGGACAGGGTCGCGCCGGAGATACCGTCGATCGTTCGGTCAAGGGCGAAATCGTCTTGGACCAGCGCGGCCCCCTTGAACTGCCGGGTAAAGTACGCGTGCCGGACCTCGCCGCCCCGGCTTTCTCGATAAACCAGTACCCGGACCCGCTCGATACGAGCATCCTCCACGACAATTCCCACCGTGATCGGTTGCTCTTTGCCGATTTCGTCAAGAATCCACGCCGTCCGATTCCCATCCTGCCAATATCGAGTCCGTAGGAACGGCACCTGATGACCCAAAACCGACCCGGCCTGATCACGCAGCGCATCGGTCACCCACAAGACTTCGGGCGCCGGCTCGAAGCCGTCGAACGCCTCGTCGACGAACTGCTCCGGACTCTGATAAGTCGTTTCCGCCCCACCGACCAGGACTACCCAGAACAGCAGCACGCCAGTCACTCTCGCCGCCAGTTTTCGCATGGTCCCTATTCTACTCAACAAAAAGCACGGCAGCGGTTTCAACGCTGCCGTGCTCGTGGCTTGCCTGTATCAGAGCTTCGACGTCAGAACTGATAGCCAATTCCCAGATTAAAGCCGTCGAAACCGTCAGCTCCTTCCGGTGCGTCCTGCCATTGGTAGTCGGCTTTGAGCACAACCTGCGGGTGGGGCCAGTAGTTGACGCCGACGTCTACTTGGCTGTAACTACTGTCCACGTCGTCGCCTGCCGCGTTGTCCCACTCGTTATAGCGAGCAAAAACGCCCAATTGCTCCCCGAAACGCCAGGAAGGCTCAATGTACCAGCCGTCTTGCACGTCGCGACCGACCAGCTCGGCGGCATCACCGTCCAGATCCCAGCGGGCATACAACGCACGCAAACCGAGAGGTCCACGTTGGTAAATGGCGTGGGTCTCAACCAGGGTGGCGGCCGTTTCTTCCGGGCCATCGCCTTGGGTGATATCGGACTGGTATTGCCCAGTCAGCGCCAACTCCAGCCCTGCCAGACCGCGCCATAGCAGACGCGCGGTACCCGCCAGATCATCGGCATCCGCCTCCGAGACTTTCTGCCGAGCACTGCGGATATTGAAGTCGTCGGTTTTCAAACCGGAGTGCAGCGCCACATCGTAACGCCAACCTTGCCCGAATTCTCCGTTCAGCGCCGCGCCGCCCTCCCACCAGGTGGTGGGAATAATGTTCTTCTCAACCGGGTTTCGCTCAACACCAAAGAAAGTAGGCGGCTCATGCGTCTCGTTTAGAATACCCACCGGCAGGAGAAACAAGCCGCCCCAAACGCGAGTATGCTCAGCGAGATCGAATTCAACATAAGCCTGCTCGAGCTCGACTTCCCCCTCTTGGCCATCGCCGGCCACGGCATGCTCCAATTCAACCTCTGATTTGAAGCGAATTCGGTCGCTGAAGTCGTATCCGAAGAACAGCACGAAGCGGTGGAAGTCGATTTCCCGCTTCTTCTCCCCGGATTCATCACCTTCAAGATAGTTGTAGTGAAGCTCGCCATAACCCCCGATATGGACGTTATTGGTCGAGCTGCCTTGTTCTGCTTCCAGCATCGAAACCGTCGCATCCAAGCGCTGTTCCGTTCGCTCTAAACGCTCGCGAAGCTCGTCAATTTCTTCATCGGTCGCCGCGCCGACCGGGCTTATCCCTAATGCGACCATGGTGAGGCCCACGGCACCCGCTGTTGTCCACTTATTCACGCCCACGGACACTATTCTCCCTGCCGAAATGATGATGGTTGCGTCGGTGTGATGACACCGGGGAGAAAACTATACGGCGATGATAACCGTAACGCAAACAATTATCATTTGATTTTAGGCTGGCTGCCCGAAAACCAACCCATCCGCTGAAGCGTTTGCATTCGTCGCTTGTTCCGATAGGCTACCCTCTCGCGAACCCGATCAATTCACTGTCTTTCGACAACCCGTGACCCAACCAGCACCCAACTCCCTTTGTATTTTGCGATTGTCGGCCTTGGGCGATGTCACCCACGTCTTGCCGATCATTCACACCCTACGGACCCACTGGCCAACAACACGGCTCACTTGGGT
Proteins encoded in this region:
- a CDS encoding saccharopine dehydrogenase NADP-binding domain-containing protein codes for the protein MAGNILIYGAYGYTAKLILEHAAGQALSLILAGRDEARLQPLAEQYGWEYRVLDLGSPASIDAGLDGIQAVLNCAGPFVRTARPMVDGCIRNQVHYLDITGEIEVFEDLAKRDQQARDVGVTLLPGCGFDVVPTDCMAAYLKAQLPDATELSLAFTGLDAVSHGTAVTMIESIDQGGMVRRNGELVSVPTAYRRRNIDMGWGSRPAVTIPWGDVSTAFYTTGIPNVCVYLAVPSLMAAAMRMMRYFSWALRPRFVKDFLKQRVDARPAGPDAQTRAKATTIVWGEACNPSGACQRAILRLPNGYTLTAWTALELARRVAGGDGRPGFQTPAGLFGADFVLQFDDVVREDA
- a CDS encoding PepSY domain-containing protein, whose protein sequence is MNRYHLHRYVGLGAACFLVFLAVSGWLMHHADRFGLSERYVCMDSLLDWYGIEAPSDLVGYRVAGHTIVTLGGQIYFDGRWVGEAPMAPVGAVPMAPGIIVAFPDQLLWFDDAGRIIERIEAVHGVPRPVTRIGLLGNGHLAAASAQQIFVADGDLLVWARAPDASVSWSDPVTLEVEQQAAIRASYRERVLTWQRVIADAHSGRILGWWGPWLMDLVALALLLLAVSGLLIWSRRRG
- a CDS encoding FMN-binding protein, producing MRKLAARVTGVLLFWVVLVGGAETTYQSPEQFVDEAFDGFEPAPEVLWVTDALRDQAGSVLGHQVPFLRTRYWQDGNRTAWILDEIGKEQPITVGIVVEDARIERVRVLVYRESRGGEVRHAYFTRQFKGAALVQDDFALDRTIDGISGATLSSRALTRVSRLALLFHSAVMDSGGGE
- a CDS encoding GGDEF domain-containing protein; amino-acid sequence: MKAFLVWLRNLTAYQQFSLVLASAVISATLIAPVIFYAVEGEIPLGVYVAAAATAAFVASPLIMLFVAIARSLVKSEEKMAIVTRANKRKNAIFRSLLDASVSMQTAHELSDLMDSVLQQLAQLFPSNRFAVIVRSHRADMILHLSASGIDDSEKRILIASHEALMAGDNADVERALRERHEGSRANPTDDIRWYFLPMRASGEQTIGTLVIKGPPLNQESLEIVSIFQDQLSAATATKLLGLELEKLANTDPLTGLFNRTYFQRELDKKIRLKRETPELDFSLLVVDVNGLKEVNDQLGHQSGDDLLTSVARLLTRACRSEDAVCRIGGDEFVILCPGTSTRQAIHLVQRIKERSTLSERNYRTPENRVITIPLSLSIGMACSADTAPEDIYRVADGKMYDDKKAYYQDVANS
- a CDS encoding diguanylate cyclase, with product MLGLVDLAVIGCLLLSRSPSGRINPDLLVLLTILAVNIPIAHGTTYIGGFNNPFVFALSYMFITGIIIPAHPLALVLAHAISIGYLFFANWIDSAPAAWDQEKLQVGLLLLLIATVCNTASFFVRRLQFAEFEARGELKQLANRFRVLANVDSLTQVANRRAFDQALDREWRRMQRAHRPMTLILADIDEFKHFNDNYGHLAGDVCLQTIAQTLRAHVRRPGDVVARYGGEEFAIVLPTVNAEQGRELAEKLRRAVYNLKIPHEGSRVGPYVTLSLGTATLIPSTEFGPGELIRRADLVLYRAKDSGRNRSYVYSGG
- a CDS encoding malate dehydrogenase — protein: MKQPVRIAVTGGAGQIGYALNFRIAAGNMLGADQPVILQLLEIPQAQDALQGVVMELLDCAFPTLVDVVATDDPAVAFKDADYAMLVGARPRGPGMERKDLLQANAQIFSVQGKALNDHASRDVKVLVVGNPANTNALIAASNAPDLDRRNFTAMTRLDHNRALCQLALKLGVHVNDIRRMTIWGNHSATQYPDIHHATVKGETVVNQVDQAWLKDDFIPTVQQRGAAIIKARGASSAASAAAAAIDHMRTWAMGTPQDDWVSMAVPSDGSYGIPEGVIYSYPVTCAKGTYEIVQGLDINDFSRSRMDATYQELLEERAGVAELL
- a CDS encoding porin, producing the protein MGVNKWTTAGAVGLTMVALGISPVGAATDEEIDELRERLERTEQRLDATVSMLEAEQGSSTNNVHIGGYGELHYNYLEGDESGEKKREIDFHRFVLFFGYDFSDRIRFKSEVELEHAVAGDGQEGEVELEQAYVEFDLAEHTRVWGGLFLLPVGILNETHEPPTFFGVERNPVEKNIIPTTWWEGGAALNGEFGQGWRYDVALHSGLKTDDFNIRSARQKVSEADADDLAGTARLLWRGLAGLELALTGQYQSDITQGDGPEETAATLVETHAIYQRGPLGLRALYARWDLDGDAAELVGRDVQDGWYIEPSWRFGEQLGVFARYNEWDNAAGDDVDSSYSQVDVGVNYWPHPQVVLKADYQWQDAPEGADGFDGFNLGIGYQF